A genomic window from Purpureocillium takamizusanense chromosome 2, complete sequence includes:
- the POR1 gene encoding Mitochondrial porin (EggNog:ENOG503NXEA~COG:P~BUSCO:EOG09263OXI): MSVPAFSDIAKPANDLLNKDFYHLSATTFEFKDTAPNGVAFKVTGKSSHEKATSAAIEGKYTDKPTGVTLTQTWNTANALDTKLEVSDSLAKGLKLEGLFNFLPATAAKGAKFNLMFKQPGFHGRAFFDLLKGPTANVDAVVGHEGFLAGASAGYDVNKAAVTAYSAAVGYAAPQYSAAITATDNLSVFAASYYHKVNSQVEAGAKATWNSKTGNTVGLEVASKYRIDPVSFAKVKINDRGIAALAYNVLLREGVTLGLGGSFDTQKLDQATHKLGASFTFEG, translated from the exons ATGTCTGTCCCTGCCTTCTCCGACATCGCCAAGCCGGCGAACGAC CTTCTCAACAAGGACTTCTACCACCTGTCCGCCACCACTTTCGAGTTCAAGGACACAGCCCCCAATGGCGTTGCCTTCAAGGTCACTGGCAAGTCGAGCCACGAGAAGGCCACCTCGGCTGCT ATCGAGGGAAAATACACCGACAAGCCTACTG GCGTCACCTTGACCCAGACCTGGAACACCGCCAACGCCCTCGACACCAAGCTCGAGGTCAGCGACTCGCTCGCCAAGGGCCTGAAGCTTGAGGGTCTCTTCAACTTcctgcccgccaccgccgccaagggTGCCAAGTTCAACCTCATGTTCAAGCAGCCCGGCTTCCACGGCCGCGCCTTCTTTGACCTGCTCAAGGGCCCCAccgccaacgtcgacgccgtcgtcggccacgaggGTTTCCTCGCCGGTGCCAGCGCCGGCTACGATGTCAACAAGGCTGCCGTCACTGCctacagcgccgccgtcggctaCGCTGCTCCTCAGTACAGCGCTGCCATCACCGCTACCGACAACCTGAGCGTCTTCGCTGCGTCGTACTACCACAAGGTCAACAGCCAGGTTGAGGCCGGTGCCAAGGCCACCTGGAACTCTAAGACCGGCAACActgtcggcctcgaggtcgccaGCAAGTACCGCATCGACCCTGTCTCCTTCGCCAAG GTCAAGATCAACGACCGCGGCATTGCTGCCCTCGCCTACAACGTCCTCCTCCGCGAGGGTGTGAccctgggcctcggcggctccTTCGATACCCAGAAGCTCGACCAGGCTACCCACAAG CTCGGTGCTAGCTTCACCTTCGAGGGTTAA
- the ASN1 gene encoding Asparagine synthase (glutamine-hydrolyzing) (MEROPS:MER0034539~EggNog:ENOG503NVCE~COG:E~BUSCO:EOG09261145) gives MCGIFACYRHPDVQKFKPTALKLSKQVRHRGPDWSGSIISKNTILCHERLSIVGVDSGAQPLTNADETLVLAVNGEIYNHRLIRKHLKEAYHFKTHSDCEVIIPLYAEYDIDAPKHLDGMFSFVLYDKNQDRIIAARDPIGITTFYQGWSWKEPGTVYFASELKCLSTVCDKIVAFPPGHIFDSKTGKTTRYFEPTWWDPTKVPSAPINYKEIRHALEKAVRKRLMAEVPYGVLLSGGLDSSLVASIAQRETLRLKQKALDANGGVLPGGDADRGEGLVGIDDDDNIETVTYLPQLNSFSIGLPGSPDNEAAVKVAKFLGTKHHVMTFTIEDGLNALSDVIYHLETYDVTTIRASTPMYLLSRKIKAMGIKMVLSGEGSDEIFGGYLYFHAAPDKEAFHEETVRRVKNLHLADCLRANKSTSAWGLEARVPYLDKEFLETCMSIDPQEKMITKDRIEKYILRKAFDTTDEPDTKAYLPDEILWRQKEQFSDGVGYGWIDALKDNAELHVTDDMMANPKPEWGTDIPDTKEAYWYRLMFDEHFPPSCASTVMRWTPTWSKQSDPSGRAISTHQAKYDNAA, from the exons ATGTGCGGAATCTTTGCCTGCTATCG TCATCCCGACGTTCAAAAATTCAAGCCGACGGCCCTGAAGCTGTCCAAGCA AGTTCGGCATCGTGGCCCCGATTGGA GCGGAAGCATCATCTCCAAGAACACGA TCCTTTGCCATGAGCGATTGAGCATTGTTGGCGTCG ATTCGGGTGCCCAGCCCCTGACCAACGCCGATGAgaccctcgtcctcgccgtcaacggcgagaTCTACAACCACCGCCTGATTCGCAAGCACCTCAAGGAGGCGTACCACTTCAAGACGCACTCTGATTGCGAAGTCATCATCCCTCTG TACGCCGAGTATGACATCGATGCCCCCAAGCACCTGGATGGCATGTTCTCGTTCGTCCTGTACGACAAGAACCAGGACCGCATCATTGCCGCCCGTGACCCGATCGGCATCACCACCTTCTACCAGGGCTGGTCGTGGAAGGAACCCGGCACCGTCTACTTTGCCTCCGAGCTCAAGTGCCTGTCCACGGTGTGCGACAAGATCGTCGCCTTCCCGCCCGGTCACATCTTCGACTCCAAGACCGGCAAGACGACTCGCTACTTTGAGCCCACTTGGTGGGACCCTACCAAGGTCCCATCGGCCCCGATCAACTACAAGGAGATTCGACATGCGCTGGAGAAGGCTGTGAGGAAGAGGCTCATGGCTGAGGTCCCGTACGGCGTGCTGCTGTCTGGTGGCCTTGACTCGAGCCTtgtcgcctccatcgcccaGCGAGAGACGTTGCGGCTGAAGCAAAAGGCTCTGGATGCCAACGGTGGCGTTCTCCCTGGCGGTGACGCTGACCGCGGTGAGGGCCTAgtcggcatcgacgatgacgacaacaTCGAGACTGTGACGTATCTGCCGCAGCTCAACTCCTTCTCCATCGGCCTGCCGGGCTCACCCGACAACGAAGCCGCCGTCAAGGTTGCCAAGTTTCTCGGCACCAAGCACCACGTCATGACTTTTACCATCGAGGACGGCCTCAACGCTCTATCAGACGTCATCTACCACCTGGAGACGTACGACGTCACCACCATCCGCGCCTCCACACCCATGTATCTGTTGTCTCgcaagatcaaggccatggGTATCAAGATGGTTCTGAGCGGCGAGGGTAGCGACGAGATCTTTGGCGGCTACCTGTACTtccacgccgcgccggaCAAGGAGGCCTTCCACGAAGAGACGGTCCGCCGTGTCAAGAACCTGCACCTGGCTGACTGCCTGCGTGCCAAcaagtcgacgtcggcgtggggcctcgaggcccgcgTGCCTTACCTGGATAAGGAG TTCCTCGAGACTTGCATGTCGATTGACCCTCAGGAGAAGATGATCACCAAGGACAGGATTGAAAAGTACATTCTGCGCAAGGCTTTTGATACGACTGACGAGCCTGACACCAAGGCCTACCTGCCCGATGAGATCCTGTGGAGACAGAAGGAGCAGTTCTCGGACGGTGTCGGCTACGGCTGGATCGATGCGCTCAAGGACAACGCCGAGCTGCACGTTACGGACGACATGATGGCCAACCCCAAGCCGGAATGGGGCACGGACATCCCTGACACCAAGGAGGCGTACTGGTACCGTCTGATGTTTGACGAGCACTTCCCTCCGTCATGCGCGTCGACCGTGATGCGCTGGACGCCCACATGGTCCAAACAGTCGGACCCCAGTGGCAG AGCCATCTCCACGCATCAGGCCAAGTATGATAACGCTGCCTGA